Proteins from a single region of Argopecten irradians isolate NY unplaced genomic scaffold, Ai_NY scaffold_0861, whole genome shotgun sequence:
- the LOC138313708 gene encoding E3 SUMO-protein ligase ZBED1-like encodes MAAHVDGDCAKDDTKPLKADNELLSVLENKTIYPHPGSKAKSEVWKYFGFLKMSDNLPPTKSNLNMNQAICRLCRKVYKNTGNTTNFQSHIDNEHKLHDTRVCKQKDKLTKLGNRDASGSTKQTFQTTLHQMVGMKSNNKLGAERKKEVDQSLMKMMAGKVLPFSLVDNVFFKNFVHALEPRYLLPSRRTLMGWLMQKKDEIEQKLSMEIRNCEGVAITHDSWTSLATESFNTTTVHFIDNNWELQSAVLGTIKVEGSHTAENIAASLTEVKTKWALPVCIATTDNAANEQKAFRILKWQRFGCYGHRLNLIVKNALQVNEVGRLVGKGRKLVTFFHTSTSANDKLMEKQKILQMKGIGHKLITDVVTRWNSTLDMLERLLEQMPALMAVATDESASKHIKTTVQNCLFTFEESLLAERIVTLLRPFQKVTTIVCSEKTPTINKVLPAITKLKRSLEEANDDPPVIKAMKKRMSDQLNARTEVEDQSIALLGCILSPYTKDFDFCPSKKAEAEELLKSNLKCITISIKQEKTDETNVPAVLPNNSVQLQPQPLPDLPRLELEPQLDQPSEENLVHNLIDVTESQSTDTDQPPKKKIKSLDYEDWLEDVVCTGVSKTESKDQMQAEIESYLNCQVNDSDSNLTTLQWWQKNEMFFPRISKLAKAILSVQASSVPSERVFSLAGELVSKKRSRMSHDNVDMYIFLNKNIRFF; translated from the exons ATGGCGGCGCATGTGGATGGTGACTGCGCTAAGGATGATACAAAAccacttaaagctgacaatgaaCTGCTGTCAGTGTTGGAAAACAAGACAATATACCCTCATCCCGGAAGTAAAGCCAAAAGCGAAGTATGGAAATACTTCGGATTTCTTAAAATGTCTGATAATTTGCCGCCGACAAAAAGCAATCTCAACATGAACCAAGCAATATGTCGGCTCTGTAGGAAGGTGTACAAGAACACAG GAAACACAACAAATTTCCAGAGTCATATTGACAACGAACACAAACTACATGACACTCGAGTCTGCaaacaaaaagataaattaacaaaattaggCAATAGAGATGCTTCAGGTTCAACCAAGCAGACATTCCAGACAACTTTGCATCAGATGGTAGGAATGAAATCTAACAACAAGCTTGGAGCTGAAAGGAAAAAGGAAGTAGATCAGTCTCTAATGAAGATGATGGCAGGCAAAGTACTTCCCTTCAGCCTTGTGGACAACGTTTTCTTCAAAAACTTTGTTCATGCATTAGAACCAAG ataTTTGCTTCCTAGTAGAAGAACTCTAATGGGTTGGCTAATGCAAAAGAAAGATGAAATTGAACAAAAGCTGTCAATGGAAATAAGGAACTGCGAAGGGGTAGCAATAACTCACGACAGTTGGACTAGTTTAGCCACAGAAAGTTTTAACACAACAACCGTACACTTCATTGACAATAATTGGGAACTTCAGTCTGCTGTTCTGGGAACAATTAAAGTTGAAGGTTCGCACACTGCTGAAAATATTGCCGCTTCTCTTACAGAAGTTAAGACAAAGTGGGCCTTGCCTGTGTGCATCGCAACTACCGATAACGCTGCCAACGAACAGAAAGCATTTAGGATACTCAAGTGGCAACGCTTTGGATGTTATGGGCATAGACTAAATCTCATTGTAAAAAATGCATTGCAAGTAAATGAAGTTGGAAGATTAGTAGGCAAAGGACGCAAACTAGTAACATTTTTCCATACATCTACCAGTGCAAATGACAAGCTTATGGAGAAGCagaaaattttgcaaatgaaagGAATAGGGCACAAGTTAATCACTGATGTGGTTACTCGGTGGAATTCCACCCTAGACATGTTGGAAAGGCTGTTGGAGCAGATGCCTGCCCTCATGGCTGTGGCAACAGATGAGTCAGCATCAAAGCATATTAAGACCACAGTTCAGAACTGTTTGTTCACATTTGAGGAGTCTCTCCTAGCAGAAAGGATAGTTACTTTGTTAAGACCTTTTCAAAAAGTAACTACTATTGTGTGTTCAGAGAAAACCCCAACTATCAACAAAGTACTTCCTGCCATCACAAAGTTAAAGCGGTCTCTTGAAGAAGCCAATGATGACCCACCAGTTATAAAGGCCATGAAGAAAAGAATGTCTGACCAGCTCAATGCCAGAACTGAGGTAGAAGACCAAAGCATCGCTCTCTTAGGATGCATCTTGAGTCCATACACAaaagattttgatttttgtcCTTCAAAAAAGGCAGAAGCAGAAGAGTTactgaaatcaaacttaaagtGCATTACAATTAGCATTAAACAAGAAAAAACTGATGAAACAAATGTCCCAGCGGTGCTTCCAAATAACTCAGTACAACTACAACCACAACCTTTGCCTGATCTTCCTAGACTCGAACTGGAGCCTCAACTCGATCAACCGTCAGAGGAAAACTTGGTTCATAACCTGATTGACGTCACTGAATCTCAGTCTACTGATACTGATCAGCCACctaaaaaaaagattaaatctTTAGACTATGAAGATTGGCTGGAAGATGTTGTTTGCACAGGGGTAAGCAAAACTGAATCTAAAGACCAAATGCAAGCAGAAATTGAAAGTTATTTGAACTGTCAAGTTAATGATTCTGACAGCAACCTAACCACTCTACAATGGTGGCAAAAGAATGAAATGTTCTTTCCAAGGATTTCAAAGCTAGCCAAAGCGATACTCTCTGTACAGGCAAGCAGTGTGCCTTCAGAACGCGTTTTCTCACTTGCTGGAGAACTTGTGTCCAAGAAACGCAGCAGAATGAGCCATGATAATGTGGACATGTACATTTTCCTAAACAAGAACATAAGGTTCTTTTAG